TACAAGACGCTCTACCATGGAAGCCGTCCTGCGAGGCGAGACGTGAGGTTTGCGGGAGCTGTCCTGAAGTCCTTTATACCCCTCATCCTCGTAACGTCTAAGCCACTTGCGAACCACCTGGCGGGAGGTCCCAAGCTCGCGTGATACCGAAGAGATGCTCTTTAATTCGTTGTAACGCTCCACTAGCAGAAGCCTTGCTTCAACCCTGTTCATGATGTATAATCTCTCATACCGTATTTGCATAGCCGGGGAATCTCCTTCTTTAGCTCTTTTTTTCTAATTCTAATGGAGATCCCCGCTTTCTTTAATACCCTCTTTAAACCCTGGTAACTATCTAATGGCGCACGAACTGCTACCCCTTGACAAGTCGTCAATGGAAAGTAGAATTATACACTTAAAAAAACCTAAGGAGGAATTAGTATGAAAAAAGCTCTTGCTTTAGCATTAGGTATAGTATTCGTACTCGGCTTCGCAGGCTGCGAAATCTTCAATCCGGGCGTGGACTATTTCCCGGTTAAAGCTGGTCAGATCTGGACGTACGAAACGGTTAAGCACGATTCCACATACTATGTAGCTACCGACAGCTCCGCAGTCAAAGACTCTACATGGGAAACAACTTCAAAGTGCGTCGGAGAAACTACGCTTGATAACGGCACCAAAGTCTGGGAGTTCGAGAATGAGGCTGGCAAATCATACATGGCGTTTGAGAAAGAAACCGTTGACTTTTATGCCGCTAAGGCGGATACCACACCTCTGTACAGCATACCTAAAAAGCTTGAGGTCGGCTCAAAATGGGACATTCCAGTCAATGATACAACCAACATAACCTGGGAAGCCAAATCAACCGAAGACGTGACGGTTACCGCAGGCACCTACGCCGGCGCTCTCAAGATATCGGTTACCACTCCTGGCGTCGAAATGGAAAACTGGCAGTGGTGGGACAAAGACGCAGGTACCGTCAAGGCTTGGACAAAAGCCGAGATAGATGTGCCTGACGTCATGTTTATGTTAATGGAGACTACAACACAGCTCAAGTCTATTGCTACCGAGTAACCTTTTTTTGGATATTTAAAGCGGGGCTCTGCCCCGCTTTTTTATTACTCTAAAGACTCTTGGGTTCTTTCACTTTCTGCCCTTACAAAGATTAGTCTCTCCACGATTGGCAAAACACTGAATCCATTTAAACTAATTCTGAGTCAAAGAGGAGAAGATATGAAAAAAAAATTTTTTTATCAACGGTGACAATGTTTCTTTTTAGTCTCGAAGGATGCGAGCTGTTCAAGGAGACTTTAGACTACTTCCCGGCAGGCACTTACAAAGCCGCTCTGAAGGTGACCGTAACCTACCCCGTGATTATCGAGTTCATTTCAGCTGAAGGCTATCGGCTATGGGACAAGGATGAAGGTATCGTTAAGACGTATACTAAGTTAGGCTCGACCGTGCCTGATGTAAGTTACTCAATCATAGAAACCATAGTTGAACTCCAAGAAGTAACAAGGTGACAAGCCTTAAGACGAATTATTAAAGCGGGCGCAGTCCTGTTTTTTACCCTGCGATCAACCTGCAAGATAAGTCGTTGGATTTGACAAATCGTTAATCTTCCTTAACATTAATACTTATGGACGATCATCTGCGATTTAAACTCGACGAAGAAGTAGCATCTATTGAGGATACTTCAATCCGTCTCTTTACAGCCAAGGCTCTTGAGCGGGTTCCCGATTACTTTTGGGAAGTGCCGGCTTCAGCCACAGGCAGGTTCCATCCGCTGGATACTTTGGGCAAGGGCGGACTCGTTCTGCATACAAAGCGAGTGGCCTATCTTGCCGAAGAGATTGGAAAGGCCTTCAAGATAGAGGGCGTGCAAGTGGACGTTTTACGCTGTGCAGCCATACTCCACGATTCATTCAAGAACGGCGTTAAGGACAACGGCCACACCGAAGAAGACCATCCCTTGATTGTCCGCTACCAGCTCAAGGAGCTTGAGTCTGAAACTTCGCATTTCGACGAGATAATGAGGGCTATTGAGTGTCACCAGGGGCTGTGGGGGCCCAAGCCTTTAAGGATGCCGTCTAAACCTTTGGAGTGGGCCCTTCACATTGCCGATTTCGTAGCGTCGCGTACCGCGATATACCTTTATTTCTCAGGGTACAATCCGGGAAAAATGCCGGAGGAGCTCGAATTTCCAGAGCTTTCCGAGGATCTCACGCCCGCTATCACCCAGTATCTCGACTTAAGGGAAAAACGGGCCGGTATTGAAAAGCAGATGGAAGCCCTGAAGCTCAAGATAACGGAGAAGATGTCCAAGATGGATGAGAGAAAAGTCGTGACCTCAAAGGGTTCTGCAAGACTCGTCGGCGAAACCCACTTCAAACTCAATCAGCCCAGGCTTAAGGAGATACTCGAGAAATCAGGGTTCTGGGATAAGGTTTCCATGGTCAACGAGAAAAGACTTCAGGAGTTAATCTCGGACGGACTTATCTCTGAAGAGGACCTTAAGGATTCCGTTGAGAAGGTCTCCAAGGACGTTCTGCGCATATTTCCCCGCGAAGACTGATAGCAGTTGCTAGGAATTTTGCGGCTATTAAAGCTTTTTCTTGGACCAGGATGATTGTTTAATTGTCAATCATTTTGAAGAAAACGTTAGACCGAATCCTTGGGGATGTCGAAAAAAACCCTCATTATATCGCGTCTGCGAATGACGCCTGCCAGCCTTGATTTGTCCACGACCGGAAGAAAATCAAGACGCTGGCGTTCCATCTCAGCTGCGGC
This DNA window, taken from bacterium, encodes the following:
- a CDS encoding HD domain-containing protein, whose translation is MDDHLRFKLDEEVASIEDTSIRLFTAKALERVPDYFWEVPASATGRFHPLDTLGKGGLVLHTKRVAYLAEEIGKAFKIEGVQVDVLRCAAILHDSFKNGVKDNGHTEEDHPLIVRYQLKELESETSHFDEIMRAIECHQGLWGPKPLRMPSKPLEWALHIADFVASRTAIYLYFSGYNPGKMPEELEFPELSEDLTPAITQYLDLREKRAGIEKQMEALKLKITEKMSKMDERKVVTSKGSARLVGETHFKLNQPRLKEILEKSGFWDKVSMVNEKRLQELISDGLISEEDLKDSVEKVSKDVLRIFPRED
- a CDS encoding helix-turn-helix domain-containing protein, which encodes MQIRYERLYIMNRVEARLLLVERYNELKSISSVSRELGTSRQVVRKWLRRYEDEGYKGLQDSSRKPHVSPRRTASMVERLVSKLRKETGYGRRRLAWILRRDYNIHLSEDTVRHILRR